The following proteins are encoded in a genomic region of Candidatus Zixiibacteriota bacterium:
- a CDS encoding SLBB domain-containing protein has protein sequence MMFKKILLIVALMIVLVALNWFEQLIAQDLNRLTDEQRSKLLEEYHRKSASTGKVGNYTSPVEIDGDPSRSFDYESPAELVPNQPEVKPATVASLRPFGIEFFERTAETSPPADVASLDDYVLGPGDNLIIFLWGRVEKEYNLTVDREGKLFIPTVGELTVWGLTLGQFTQRAQKRFGKVFSDFELTCSLGKIRSIRIYITGEVQRPGAYTVSSLVSLFNALSMAGGPNERGSMRLIKLMKQGKAKAIVDLYRLLLEGDNSTDVRLESGDVIFVPVAGARVAIKGEIKRPAIYELKGGETAEDLINLAGHATAEAYLEHVLLERVSEHDQWEVLDLNLSNDPAEATHTVALQDGDHITINSIFNAKKNLVALFGLVKHPGYYERNDSTRVSDVLGQSKLQPYDVYMDRADLFRRHRDRRVEVIALDLTKVLNGDPAVDILLADHDSIHVYSIDDVRHRRRVYIEGEVSRPGWYPLYDGMSADDLVFLAGSYTRSADRSQAELARIDLAGGVTLEYIDLVQDAKRQAVTLREDDHLFIRQIPRWQQERSVRIEGEVVFPGEYVLTERGETLCQILNRAGGYTQAAFPKGLVLERPSIAQDLQRANLPLLLARSQPLVVDSLGRPEKQTEIDYDQGAMKRIIIDTDKISSLVECNSNIVLKPNDRIYVPTIPTGVPVIGAVGANGTIGFERGKKAKHYIKRAGDFTRRADKSEVRIVRAGGEVLSGGALGKRVELGDMIVVPTRIQKDRNWGKSIGTWLSAATGVLTSVYIISKL, from the coding sequence ATGATGTTCAAAAAGATTCTACTCATAGTGGCCCTGATGATCGTGTTGGTGGCCCTAAACTGGTTTGAGCAACTGATAGCACAGGACCTCAACAGGCTTACGGACGAGCAGAGGTCAAAACTACTCGAAGAGTACCATCGAAAATCTGCATCAACCGGCAAAGTAGGGAACTACACATCACCGGTTGAGATCGATGGCGACCCAAGTCGCAGTTTTGACTATGAAAGCCCGGCCGAGTTGGTGCCTAACCAACCGGAAGTGAAGCCTGCGACTGTCGCATCGCTTAGACCGTTCGGCATTGAGTTCTTTGAGCGCACGGCGGAAACGTCGCCGCCGGCTGATGTCGCGTCGCTGGATGACTACGTCTTAGGACCCGGCGACAACCTGATCATCTTTCTGTGGGGTCGGGTGGAGAAAGAGTATAACCTGACCGTCGACCGCGAAGGCAAACTGTTCATTCCCACCGTGGGCGAGTTGACCGTTTGGGGTCTTACGCTCGGCCAGTTCACTCAGCGCGCGCAAAAGCGGTTCGGGAAAGTCTTTTCCGATTTCGAACTGACCTGTTCGCTCGGAAAGATTCGTTCCATCCGTATTTACATCACCGGCGAGGTTCAGAGACCGGGAGCATACACGGTGTCATCACTGGTTTCGTTGTTCAATGCTCTGTCGATGGCCGGGGGACCGAACGAGCGCGGGTCTATGCGCCTAATCAAGTTGATGAAACAAGGGAAAGCCAAGGCCATCGTCGATCTTTACCGACTTTTGTTGGAAGGTGACAATTCCACCGACGTTCGTTTGGAGTCCGGTGATGTGATCTTTGTCCCGGTGGCCGGGGCGCGTGTAGCCATCAAAGGTGAGATCAAGCGACCGGCCATCTATGAACTGAAGGGTGGCGAAACGGCTGAGGACCTTATCAATCTGGCCGGCCACGCCACCGCCGAAGCGTATTTGGAGCACGTCCTGCTGGAACGGGTTTCCGAGCACGATCAGTGGGAGGTGCTGGATCTGAATCTGAGCAACGACCCGGCCGAAGCTACTCACACGGTAGCCTTGCAGGATGGCGATCACATTACTATCAATTCGATATTCAACGCCAAAAAGAACCTGGTGGCCCTGTTTGGACTGGTCAAACATCCCGGTTATTACGAACGAAACGACTCTACTCGCGTTTCCGACGTCTTAGGCCAATCGAAATTGCAGCCCTACGATGTCTATATGGACCGAGCCGACCTCTTCCGCCGTCATCGTGACCGGCGGGTCGAGGTGATTGCGCTGGACTTGACAAAGGTGCTGAATGGCGACCCGGCTGTTGATATCCTGCTGGCCGATCATGATTCGATCCATGTTTATTCAATTGACGACGTTCGCCACCGCCGCCGCGTTTATATCGAGGGTGAGGTCAGCCGGCCCGGCTGGTATCCACTCTATGATGGTATGTCAGCCGACGATCTGGTCTTTCTGGCCGGTTCATATACGCGCTCGGCCGATCGCTCACAGGCGGAACTGGCTCGCATAGATTTGGCCGGCGGTGTGACTCTTGAGTATATTGACCTGGTACAGGACGCCAAGCGTCAAGCTGTAACGCTTCGGGAAGACGACCATCTGTTCATCAGACAGATACCGCGCTGGCAACAGGAGCGTTCGGTGAGAATCGAGGGCGAGGTTGTCTTTCCGGGAGAATACGTGCTGACCGAAAGGGGTGAGACGTTGTGCCAGATTCTAAACCGCGCCGGTGGTTACACACAGGCAGCCTTTCCCAAGGGATTGGTCCTGGAACGGCCTTCAATCGCCCAGGATTTGCAGCGCGCAAATCTACCATTACTCTTGGCACGATCCCAGCCCCTGGTGGTTGATAGTCTGGGTCGTCCGGAGAAACAGACAGAAATCGATTACGATCAGGGAGCCATGAAACGGATTATAATAGACACCGACAAGATTTCCAGCCTGGTCGAGTGTAACTCCAACATCGTGCTCAAGCCGAATGACCGCATCTACGTACCGACCATCCCGACCGGCGTGCCGGTTATCGGCGCCGTTGGCGCCAATGGGACAATCGGTTTTGAACGGGGTAAGAAAGCCAAACACTATATCAAGCGAGCCGGAGATTTCACCCGCCGCGCGGACAAGAGTGAGGTTCGCATTGTGCGAGCCGGCGGTGAGGTCTTGTCCGGGGGTGCGCTCGGCAAACGAGTGGAACTGGGCGACATGATTGTCGTTCCCACACGCATACAAAAAGATCGCAACTGGGGTAAGAGCATCGGCACCTGGCTGTCGGCAGCTACCGGTGTTCTGACCTCGGTTTATATCATCAGCAAGCTCTGA
- a CDS encoding TonB-dependent receptor: protein MKFVQYVMTTVLAMGLLATHLVAAPTPASQRGTIEGRIVDAETKDILIGSSIAIVGGLTGTRSDVEGDFSLSRLDPGTYALKVSHIGYEPRQYDDLVVTAGETLRLDFELTPKPISVKNIVVSPSRFAIMETTPSVQQSLSRKDIESMPQFGDDIYRAVRRLPGTSSNDYSAKFTVRGGQHDEVLVLLDGMELYEPFHLKDIDGGALSIIDVASIEGIDLMTGGFTAPYGDRMSGVFDMKSKRPPVNERKYSFGISFMNARAMSHGSFAENKGSWLFSARRGYLDLIMDMVDPESKFRPKYYDAFGKLQYQLSPSHVLSAHVLHAGDDLYMVDDEDGEADTVDTKYDNSYLWLTLHSSLKPQLTARTIASMGVVSNQRKGASTNQDLSFDGAAHDEREFDFVGIKQDWEYELSNRVLFKAGVDFRSLDASYDYFAAEDQLFVDETGQIEERIDSTEVVMESSGERIGGYLANRFRLFPQLTTELGVRYDHVSYSGDDNFSPRVNAVYTLGERTSLRGGWGQYYQSQRIHSIALEDGEDDFFPAQKAVHWALGLEHQYENGLHLRLDAYHKRYSELRPRHLNFLGDLELFGELEEDRISVMRDGTTAKGIELYLRKESSGKFTWWASYALSWVEDDVSNVLLTNPNHVDMSSGPTSVPINQTLAGPSDQRHTIYFDANYRPNHKWQMNLAWNYHTGWPFTPAVVKEVATIDGTYYDFDAGKPYSERYPAFSRVDLRINRYFNTSRGQITLFAEVINLLNQKNVRHYTYNRQWNGRSMRLTRNEEHWFKIMPSIGVMYSF, encoded by the coding sequence ATGAAGTTTGTTCAATATGTTATGACGACGGTTTTGGCAATGGGTCTTCTTGCGACCCATCTTGTAGCCGCCCCGACACCGGCAAGCCAACGCGGTACGATTGAAGGGCGAATCGTCGACGCCGAAACCAAGGACATCTTGATCGGCAGCAGTATTGCCATTGTCGGCGGTCTGACCGGAACCCGGAGTGACGTCGAAGGCGACTTCAGCCTGTCAAGACTTGATCCCGGAACCTATGCGCTGAAAGTCAGCCATATTGGTTACGAGCCTAGGCAGTATGACGATCTTGTCGTGACGGCAGGGGAAACTCTACGCCTTGATTTTGAACTGACACCCAAGCCGATTTCGGTCAAGAACATCGTTGTGTCACCAAGCAGGTTTGCGATAATGGAGACGACGCCGAGCGTGCAGCAGTCTCTTTCGCGCAAGGATATCGAATCGATGCCGCAGTTTGGTGACGATATTTATCGGGCCGTGCGTCGTCTGCCGGGCACCTCCTCAAACGACTACTCGGCCAAGTTCACCGTGCGAGGCGGTCAGCACGACGAAGTGCTGGTCCTTCTGGACGGCATGGAGCTGTACGAGCCGTTTCATCTAAAAGACATTGACGGCGGTGCCCTGAGTATTATCGACGTTGCATCTATCGAAGGGATCGACCTGATGACCGGTGGTTTCACGGCCCCCTACGGCGATCGGATGAGCGGCGTGTTCGATATGAAATCGAAACGTCCGCCGGTCAATGAACGAAAGTACTCGTTTGGCATCAGTTTCATGAATGCCCGCGCTATGTCGCACGGCAGCTTTGCAGAGAACAAGGGTTCCTGGCTGTTCTCGGCGCGACGTGGGTATCTCGACCTGATAATGGATATGGTCGACCCGGAGAGCAAGTTCAGACCCAAATACTACGATGCATTCGGCAAGTTGCAGTACCAACTCAGCCCGTCCCATGTTTTGTCGGCCCATGTTCTGCACGCCGGTGACGATCTGTACATGGTCGACGATGAGGACGGTGAAGCGGATACGGTCGATACCAAGTACGACAATTCCTATTTATGGCTGACACTGCACTCATCGCTCAAGCCGCAGTTAACGGCGCGTACTATCGCCTCGATGGGAGTGGTATCCAACCAGCGCAAGGGCGCCTCCACCAATCAAGATTTGTCGTTCGATGGAGCGGCTCACGACGAACGAGAATTCGACTTTGTCGGTATCAAACAGGATTGGGAGTATGAGCTGTCCAATCGTGTCTTATTCAAGGCCGGGGTCGATTTTCGCAGTCTGGATGCATCGTATGACTATTTCGCTGCAGAAGACCAGCTCTTTGTAGATGAGACGGGTCAGATCGAAGAACGAATCGATAGCACCGAGGTGGTAATGGAATCATCGGGTGAACGTATCGGTGGATACCTGGCCAACCGATTCAGGCTGTTCCCTCAATTGACTACCGAACTGGGCGTCCGGTACGACCATGTCTCATATTCCGGCGATGACAATTTTAGTCCGCGTGTCAACGCTGTTTACACGCTTGGCGAACGTACCAGTCTCCGGGGGGGCTGGGGACAGTACTACCAAAGCCAGCGGATTCATTCTATCGCCCTGGAAGACGGCGAGGACGACTTCTTCCCGGCCCAGAAAGCGGTGCACTGGGCGCTCGGACTTGAGCATCAGTATGAAAACGGACTGCACCTGCGGCTTGACGCCTACCACAAGCGCTACTCCGAGTTGAGACCGCGCCATCTGAATTTCCTGGGTGATCTCGAACTGTTCGGTGAGTTGGAAGAGGATCGTATCTCTGTGATGCGCGACGGCACGACGGCAAAGGGGATCGAGCTCTATCTGAGAAAAGAATCCAGCGGCAAGTTCACCTGGTGGGCCAGCTATGCACTTTCGTGGGTAGAAGATGATGTCTCCAATGTGCTTTTGACGAACCCGAATCACGTTGATATGTCCTCGGGACCGACAAGTGTCCCCATAAACCAAACTCTTGCCGGCCCGTCCGATCAGCGTCACACGATCTACTTTGACGCCAACTACAGGCCGAACCACAAGTGGCAGATGAACCTTGCCTGGAACTATCACACCGGTTGGCCGTTTACACCCGCCGTCGTGAAGGAAGTTGCAACAATCGATGGAACCTACTACGACTTTGACGCGGGTAAACCGTACTCCGAGCGTTATCCTGCTTTTAGCCGTGTTGATTTGCGAATTAATCGGTATTTCAACACATCGCGAGGCCAGATCACGCTCTTTGCGGAGGTCATCAATTTGCTGAATCAAAAGAACGTCCGGCACTACACTTACAACCGCCAGTGGAACGGAAGAAGTATGCGCCTGACTCGTAACGAAGAGCATTGGTTTAAGATAATGCCTTCGATCGGCGTGATGTACAGTTTCTAG
- a CDS encoding O-methyltransferase, protein MLNEIPKSILLQMRRLEEIDARDRTDGTTRMARLRQIPPDTGRFIAILAASAPPGPMIEIGTSAGYSALWLALAARQRDGRLVTFEILADKVALARETFELAQVNDVVELRHGDARELLTDEESIAFCFLDAEKEQYADCYDLIIPKLVPGGILVADNVISHADDLQPLVDNAASDPRVDSVVVPIGKGELLCRKL, encoded by the coding sequence ATGCTCAACGAAATCCCAAAGTCGATTCTTCTGCAGATGCGCCGCCTTGAAGAAATCGACGCCCGCGACCGAACCGACGGCACCACACGCATGGCCCGGCTGCGTCAGATTCCGCCCGACACCGGACGGTTCATTGCGATATTGGCGGCCTCAGCCCCGCCGGGTCCGATGATCGAAATCGGCACCAGCGCCGGTTATTCTGCATTGTGGTTAGCCCTGGCCGCCCGACAGCGAGATGGCCGCCTGGTTACATTCGAAATCCTGGCCGACAAAGTCGCCCTGGCCCGTGAAACATTCGAGTTGGCGCAGGTGAATGACGTTGTAGAGTTGCGACACGGTGATGCACGCGAGCTTCTGACCGACGAAGAATCCATCGCCTTCTGTTTTCTCGATGCTGAGAAAGAACAGTATGCCGATTGCTACGATTTGATCATTCCCAAACTTGTTCCGGGCGGGATCCTGGTGGCCGACAATGTCATCAGCCACGCCGATGATCTGCAGCCGCTGGTCGACAATGCAGCCTCCGACCCCCGAGTCGACAGTGTCGTGGTGCCCATCGGCAAGGGGGAACTGCTCTGTCGAAAATTGTAG
- a CDS encoding sigma-70 family RNA polymerase sigma factor — MNDEHDKKETPTADPSVWVNEHGDYLYNYAYSRLRNQTAAEDAVQETFLAALKGRLSFTGASSERTWLVGILKHKVVDYWRKAVRETPTDQIEKLPCESEKVMRDSGEFPGAWIPERSPLDWGDNPGDNLDKKEFWQVLDRCLKGLPDRMAGVFTLHEMEEISTDEICKDLEITPTNLWVILHRARRQLRRCLELNWFGGEKWPA, encoded by the coding sequence ATGAACGACGAGCACGACAAGAAAGAGACACCCACCGCCGACCCCTCAGTTTGGGTAAATGAGCACGGCGACTATCTTTACAACTATGCCTACTCGCGGCTGCGCAACCAAACGGCCGCCGAGGATGCCGTGCAGGAGACGTTCCTGGCGGCGCTAAAAGGTCGTTTGAGCTTTACCGGCGCATCGTCGGAACGCACCTGGCTGGTCGGTATTCTCAAGCATAAAGTGGTCGATTACTGGCGCAAGGCGGTCCGCGAAACACCCACCGATCAGATAGAAAAACTACCCTGTGAGTCGGAAAAAGTAATGAGAGACTCCGGCGAATTCCCGGGGGCCTGGATTCCCGAAAGGTCACCCCTTGACTGGGGCGACAATCCGGGTGACAACTTAGACAAGAAAGAGTTTTGGCAGGTTTTGGATCGATGCCTGAAGGGCTTACCAGACCGGATGGCCGGTGTTTTTACCCTCCACGAGATGGAGGAGATCAGCACCGACGAAATATGTAAGGATTTAGAGATCACCCCGACCAATCTGTGGGTGATTCTGCATCGAGCCCGCCGTCAACTGAGGCGCTGCCTGGAGTTGAACTGGTTCGGTGGTGAGAAGTGGCCGGCGTGA
- a CDS encoding zf-HC2 domain-containing protein, with protein sequence MSILTKLKHRFLNWVIKKIPSCEVMTERISLAQDGKLSLWGRLMFRIHLDLCHWCTAYNTQMTFITEATRARAKDDASVKASRNELSSDARRRIMQTLRDADSQ encoded by the coding sequence ATGAGTATATTGACCAAACTAAAACACAGGTTCCTGAACTGGGTCATTAAGAAGATACCCTCCTGCGAGGTCATGACCGAGCGTATCTCGCTGGCGCAGGATGGGAAACTGTCATTGTGGGGCCGCCTGATGTTCCGGATTCACCTGGATCTCTGCCACTGGTGCACTGCATATAACACGCAAATGACTTTCATCACCGAAGCCACCCGCGCCCGGGCCAAAGACGACGCCAGTGTCAAAGCCTCGCGCAACGAACTCTCATCCGATGCCCGCAGACGAATCATGCAGACGTTGCGGGACGCCGACAGTCAGTAG